The DNA window AAACAAGTGCGTTAAGTGATATCCCTATAAATAGAAGATATTTGATATTTCCTACTTTTGTCGTAAAGAAGCTGAAGTTTATTATAAATGAAGTTACGGCTATTAGTACCGCGTTGAACTGATAGCTTGCAAGTTCGATAAACAAGGCAATTGCTCCGTGAGATAAGTCTATTTTATCCTTATTCATATAATAAAGTTGCATAGGCTGTCCTCCCGAAGAGGAAGGAGTAATAGCACTGAAAAAAAATCCTACAAGGGCATATTTTATACCTCTGAAAAATCCCAAATTATAACCGAGCAGATTCACGTTTCTTATTATATTGATACCTTCTAAGCTTAAAAAGAGGCACATACACATTACAGCGAGGAATATATAATTCAAATTTACATTTTTTATGGTGTCGAATATTGCAGTGATATTGCCGTCTTTAAATAGTATATAAAAAGTTAGGACTATTAAAGTCACAAACAATATAAATGATTTAAACATAGTCTTAAATCTTGAATTATCGTTCATATTTTTCTCCTACTGTCTTAAAAGTATAGCCTTGATTTAACCAGTTTGGTATCATTTCTCTTAAAGCTTCTATCGTTTTAAGAGGGGCTTTGTTTTTCCCTCTTCCGTCATGAAGACATATTATATCATTATTATTTACTCTGTTTATAAGTTTATCCTTTATTATTTGAGTGGTGGTATCTTCTTCCCAGTCTTCTGCCATAACGTCCCAAAGGACAGGTGTCATGTTATTCTTCTTGATTTCTGAAATCATACTTAGGTTAAACTGTCCCCAAGGAGGGCGAAACAGCTTTGTATTAATGCCAAGTTCTTTTAGTGCATTGATCCCTCTGTTCATATTATCTTTAGTCATTCTTGGTGTTTGAAGCATTGCACTTTTATGCTCATACCAATGAAGTCCTATACTGTGACCTTCATTTTTCATTCTTTCTATTATATCGGGATTATCCAGTGCAAATGTCCCGACAACAAAAAAGCTTGATTTTACATTGTATTCTTGGAGTAAATCCAATAGCCTTATCGTATAATCTTTATCCGGTCCGTCGTCAAATGTGAGATATATACTTTTATCAAAAAATTCTTCATTCTTTTTCTTTTGTCTATATGATATTTTATAAATATAGGTGGGAAAGAGTGAATAACATAGGTAAGCACAAATCACTATGCTGATTGATATAATCATTAACTTCATTATATTCTCCTATGCGGATAAAACACTTAGAAGATAGTCGTTATTTATTTCTTCTCTTATTCTATCCATATTTTCTTTCATTTTATTTAATTCGTGTTCATCTTTTATAAGCTCTATTACTTCATCAGCCAAGTCTGATTTTTTGCTCCATTTTATTTTACCTATATTATTCTTTTCAATGAACCGTGCATTCCCGACTTCCTGCATCAAGAAAGGTTCTATTATATAAAGAGGACATGATGTATGGATAGCTTCAAATGTCGTTATCCCTCCTGATTTTGTTATTATCAAATCAGATCTCATCATGTATTCATGGACTTTGTTTGTGTATCCTACTACATTTACTGACGGAAATTTTGTTTTTATCTTTTGATATAATTCTCTGTTTTTTCCGCATATCAACGTTAGATTTATATTTTCGTTTTTGTTTAGTCTATATAGTATATCTTCTATTCCCGGGATAAGTCCGAGACCTCCGCCCATTATCAGTATTTCTTTTTTATGTTTTTGTTCTACAGCATTGTTGTTTTTGAATGCTTGTCTAACAGGGATCCCGCAGATTTGTATTTTATCTTCTTCTACACCTTTTTGAATAAGTTCATCTTTTGTTTCTTTGCTTCCCACAAAATACATGTCAGTTTCTTTCCCAAGCCATTCGTTATGAGCTGTTATATCCGTGATATATGTATACAAAGGAATGTTTGATTTCTTTGTTTCTTTATACATTGATATATATTTACTTGCTATTGGGATAGTGGAGATAATAAAATCAGTTTCGTACCTGTCTAAAAGGTCATCTACTTTTTTTACCAAAACTTTTTTTAGCGGCACGGAATTGTTATGATTACCTGCCGTTTTATTTAATAGGTTATATAGAGATGCAAATTTGCTGGTCAGATTATTAAAACCGGAGTAAATCGTTTTTGAAAATGACGGAAATAAAAAGTCAATTACATCTACGATATAGACTTTATCGTTTTTATTATAAGAAATTATTTCTTCTTTTATTGCTTCGGCTGCACTGATATGCCCCATGCCGAAGCGTGCGGTCAATATTAATACATTCATTTTTTCCCTCTTTTCTTCATTTAGAAAAATGCTTTTAAAATATGTTTTCTTAAATATATCATATAAATTTCACAAAATGGGGGATTTAATAAACATATTACGTAGATTTAATGTAATCTTAATAATTTAAGAAATATTTAAGGGCTTTAATGTTAAACTTTTATATTTTTTAATCTTACGTTTTATTTTCGTCATTTTTTGCCGGTCAAAGTCTTTGTTAATAGCTTGACACATTTTGTTATATAAATTTAAAATGCGGTGACTTATTTGATGATATTGATACATTTATCTTAAAAATATTTTCATATAAATCTTAAAGAAAGCCATTTATAAATGAGAATAAATGTTATTAGATGAAACTCATAAATTTAAAATCGTGTTTCTTTATGTATTAATACACATCTTGATTTATTGAATATAATCTATTTTCAAATGTATAAAAATTAAAATTTTTCATTTAATTTAAGCAGAGGCTTTTAAATATTTTAAAAATATCTTTGGATTTTGTTATTCGCTCCACCCCTTTTAAATATGGTAAAGATTTATAAAATATATATCAATATATATCAATATAGTTAAGAAATACCTAGCCTTAATAAAAAGGATAGTAAATGCCATATACTTTCATATCTACATAATCTATGAGTATTATCCGCTTTTTAAAAAACAACAGACCATTATTTATATTGCACTATTATCAATCCTTGCTGATTAGCTTTTAGAGTATTTGAGAATTAATACAAACAAAAGTTTGTAGAGATACAAGAGGAAAAGACTCTTATGATTTGGCTTATATGGTAAAATCAAAACCATAAAAACAAAGTTGTGAGTCTTTAAACGCTTTTAATGTGAAGATTTAATGTGTTGTTTTGATTGGTGAGATAAATAGCTATTTAAATTTTATTTTGTTAAGTAAAAAATATCATGGATATTATATAAGCGAATATAAATCCGACAAGGTCGGCAAGAAGACATGCTTTAAAAGCATACCTGATATTTTTTATGTTTTCGCCGGACAGGTATACGTTTAGTACATATAATGTGGTTTCCGTTGAACCCATCATAACGCTTGCCGCAAGACCGATGAATGAATCGGGGGTGAATACTTTGAATATGTCACACAGTACGGCACTGGCTCCCGAGCCTGAAAGCGGTCTGAACAACATTAAAGGCAGGAGTTCGCTTTTGAAATGTATAACGCTGCAGGCAGGGGAGAGTATCTTTACGATAAATTCGCTCAGTCCGCTTTCACGAAAGACGCTGACGCTTACCGTGAATGCCAAAAGGAACGGAAATATGTTTAAAGTTGTTTTTATCCCTTTTTTAGCTCCTGTGACAAATGTCGCATAAATATCTATGTTTTGCTTGATTCCATAGGTTAAAATCCCCAGTATTATGGCGATTAATACGCCTGATGATATTAAATTTAACATTTATTGTACCTTTTGAAAATTTTTGCTATTATGATTCCCGAAATTGTTGTAAATAGGGTAGATAATAGTATTGGGATAAAAACTATCCCGACATTTGTTGAGCCGTAGGACATCCTATAGGCGAATATAGATGTGGGAAGGAGCTGAAAACATGTTGTATTTAGTATCAGAAACATAATCATATCGTCATTTAATGTATCTTTTTTATCATTTACTTTATTCATTTGGTGCATTGCTTCAATACCAAATGGGGTGGCGGCATTCCCAAGACCGAGGAAATTGGCGGAAAGGTTTAAAATAATGGCATTTATCACTTCCTTGTTATGTTTTAAGTCTTTAAATAATATATTAATAATGGGTTTGAATAAACTGTTTACCTTATCTATCAATTTGCTTTTTGTGATTATCTCCATCATACCCATCCAAAAACACATCGTTCCAAGTAATGAAATACATATCTTTACCGTATCCTCTCCCGAAGTTGAAAATGCCTTTGTAACATTTTCAATATTTCCCGTTGCGACTCCGTAAATCACGGAAATTATAATTATAAAATACCAAATTTTATCTAACATAAATTCTCTTTTTCCTCCTAAAAACTTAAAAATGTGACATTTGTCATGTGACTTTTATAAAAATTTAAAATGTAAACTTTTTCAAATTACAAAAGTTTCATTTTTTATATTTTATTCTGCTTGACTTTGTGATATAATCAATTCATCGAAAAAATAAAAAAAATTAATTTTAAGGAGAAATAATAAATGGAAGCAGTCGTATTTAGAGGACCAAATGATTTTAGTTTAGAAGAAGTAGAAACACCTAAATGTCCCGAAAAAGGTGTGTTAATAAAAGTTGATGCAGTAGGACTTTGCGGTTCTGATATTAGAACATTCTCTTCAGGTCATAAAGATGTTACACCACCACATATCTTAGGACATGAAGTTGCCGGTGAAGTTGTGGAAAGTGATAATGCAAATTATCCTGTAGGAGAAAAAGTAGTATTAAATCCGCTTATCAAACTTTGCGGAGAATGTTATTTCTGTAAAAACGGTTTAAAGAACCACTGCAGCAATAAAAAAGTACTTGGTACAGAAATGCCGGGAGGATATGCACAATATGTTGCCCTTCCTGAAGAATGCTGTACGGATGACGGTATCGTAAAAGCTCCGGAAGGATTTAACTTAGATTTAATCCCACTTGCTGAAACACTTTCAAGTGTATACTCTACACAAGAATTCGCTAACGTAAAAGAAGGCGATATTGTAGTAGTTATCGGTGCAGGTCCATTAGGAAACTTACATAGTGCAGTTGCAAAAGCAAGAGGAGCTAAAAAGGTTATCATTTCGGAACCAAGCGAATCAAGACTTGATATGGCAACAAGATTCACAACAACAGATGATTTCGTAAACCCACAATATGGTGATTTACATGACTTCGTAATGCAGGAAACAGAAGGTGTTGGTGCTGACGTAGTTATCACAGCTTGTCCTGTAGGCTCTGTTCAAGTAGAGGCTACACACTTACTTAAACCAAGAGGAAAAGTTATTCTTTTCGGAGGTCTTCCAAAAGATAACTGTCACGTAGCATTTGACTCTAACTTGATCCATTACCAAGAATTAGTTCTTTACGGCGGATATGCTTATGCTCCTGAAGTATTTGCTAAAGCTGTTGAACTTATTACATCAGGTCAAATTGATGCAAGCCAATTCGTAACACACGTAATACCTCTAAGAGACATCAAAAAAGGTATCGATTTAGTTAAAACAGGTGAAGCTATTAAAGTAGTTTTGAAACCTTGGGAATAATACATATATTCTTTAAAAGAACCGCTTAACGCGGTTCTTTTTTATTCCTTTGTATAAAGAATAAATACCAATGGGGCTCTGCTTTAATACTCCTTCTAAGGGACTGAGTACCTTATATCCACCTTCTGCAAGGCTCAGTCTTGTTATAAAGATGAAAATATAACTTAATGAAAACTCGCAGATATTCCTTCATAAATCCGCTGCACAGAAAACTAAGAAATCGTGTTGTTTAATGTGCTAAGGCACATCCGGATTAAAATCCGGCTCATTTTTAAAATGTGTAAACAGTCAAATTCTTTCACTGAATCGCCTTGATGGTTTTTACGCTTCTCAATGTAACTGTTAACTATTTCGAAGAAATAGGCGTATTTTTTTATAAATACGATTATCCGATAAGATGATAAAGAATATGAACAAATTTGCTTTAGCAGTATTTGTGAATTATTAAGAAGTCCTGCCAGCGTTTCTTGGAAGAGAATCTATCTCATTCTTCTTATCAAAAAAGTTTTATCGTATTTTAAATATAAAACTTTCTAGTTATATGGGTTAGGTTAGCGACTTTTTTACAAAATGCGGGTAACATTTCGTAGAAAATCCAGTTGCATTATATTTTCTGCGACGTTTGAGTTTAGTCATTTTTTAATCAATGTTAAGATTTTATTTGATTTGAATATACAGCGTACGCAAAATAGTATTATTAAGTTTATACAAGAAATATTAGTGAATAATTTCCTTATTTTATTTCTGTCATAGAGTTTTAATACTATAGTTGTTAAAACTGAGTAAATATAAGAGTATTATATTAATATAGTAGTTAATTTTTTATGTAAATAGCGGGTGAATAAATTATGTAAGTTAAAGATTTCTTTTGGTAAAGGCTTTAGCACCACACAGTGGGAGACTTTTTCCTTTTGGCTTTGGAAAAAATATGGTCACCCTTTATAGCGAAATCTAAAATTAACCATTGACAAAAAAGACTTATAAGTATATCATATAAACATACTAGCGGTATGTATGGAGGTTATGTATAAATAATGTCAAGAAATAAACATCCCGAAGTTACGGTAAACAGAATAATTGATGCGGCTTATAAACTTTTTTCAACTAAAGGTTACGAAGGTACATCTATTCAGGATATAATTGATGAACTGGGGGATCTGAGCAAGGGCGCCATATATCATCACTTTTCTTCAAAGGAAGAAATATTTGAAGCTGTCAGTGATAAAGTTTACAAGTTAAGTGAAAAGGAAGCTATGGAGGCTATTGAAGACAATAGTTTGTCGGGTCTTGAAAAGATAAGGACCTTGATTTTGGTTTCTATTACAAGCTCTGTTCATCTGCCTTTTATAGCGGCTTCGCCGGATATTTTACAAAATCCTAAATTTCTTGTTCAGCATTTATATACTTCTCTGAATGATGTAGCACCAAACATACTAAAGCCCATAATAGAAGAGGGGATAGAGGACGGCTCCATAAAGGGAGAAAATCCGAAAATAATGGCGGAAGTTTTGATATTACTTCTTAATATCTGGATGGATCCTGCGGTGATCCATTATACTAAAGATGAATTTACCGACAGAGTGTTATTCTTAAAAGATTTGCTTAAAAGTATGGGAATGGATATTGTAAATGAAGATATGATGAACAAACTTGATGTGTTCAGAAATATATTAAGTTAAATATTGCTGCCTGAGGGCAGTTTATTTAAAAAGATTTACATACCGACGGTTGGTATTAAAATGAAAATAACTTACGAAAGGATAACAAATGAAACAGCAAAAATTATTTTCAAAAGATTTTACTTTAATAGTAATAGGGCAGATAATATCACTTTTCGGAAATGCTATATTAAGATTTGCACTTCCGCTTTATTTGCTTAACAAGACAGGTTCACCTTCATTATTTGCCACGGTGTCCGCATGTGCTTTTATTCCTATGATAGTGCTTTCTCCCATAGGAGGGATAGTTGCGGACAGGGTGAACAAGAGGAATGTCATGGTGATACTGGATTTTGCCACGAGCTTACTCATGTTATTATTTACGTTTCTATTCGGCAGTGTAAATATGATAGTTTTATTTATAGTGACTTTGATGTTGCTTTACGGTATTGCAGGGGCTTATCAGCCATCCGTGCAGGCGAGTATACCTTCACTTATGGATGATGAAAATCTTATTAGTGCGAATGCGATAATAAACCAAATCAATTCTCTTTCAAGCCTTATCGGTCCGGTCGCAGGGGGTGCTCTTTATGGGTTTTTCGGATTAAAACCGATACTTATAATAAGTATAATATGCTTTTTATTTTCCGCTGTAATGGAAATATTCATCAAGATACCTTTTGAAAAAAGGGAAGATACGGATGGTATTTTCAATATAGTAAAAAAGGATTTGAGTGAAAGCGGGGGATTTATAAAGAATGATAAGCCTATAATCGGTAAAGTGATAATTATAGTTTGTGCTTTCAATTTATTTTTAAGTTCTCTTATAATAGTCGGTCTTCCGGTAATCATAACTCAGGCTCTTGATTTCTCCGAGACGGTATCATCTCAGCTTTACGGTATCGCACAGGGTATCACTGCACTGGGAGGGCT is part of the Anaerofustis stercorihominis DSM 17244 genome and encodes:
- a CDS encoding polysaccharide deacetylase family protein, translating into MKLMIISISIVICAYLCYSLFPTYIYKISYRQKKKNEEFFDKSIYLTFDDGPDKDYTIRLLDLLQEYNVKSSFFVVGTFALDNPDIIERMKNEGHSIGLHWYEHKSAMLQTPRMTKDNMNRGINALKELGINTKLFRPPWGQFNLSMISEIKKNNMTPVLWDVMAEDWEEDTTTQIIKDKLINRVNNNDIICLHDGRGKNKAPLKTIEALREMIPNWLNQGYTFKTVGEKYER
- a CDS encoding MGDG synthase family glycosyltransferase; protein product: MNVLILTARFGMGHISAAEAIKEEIISYNKNDKVYIVDVIDFLFPSFSKTIYSGFNNLTSKFASLYNLLNKTAGNHNNSVPLKKVLVKKVDDLLDRYETDFIISTIPIASKYISMYKETKKSNIPLYTYITDITAHNEWLGKETDMYFVGSKETKDELIQKGVEEDKIQICGIPVRQAFKNNNAVEQKHKKEILIMGGGLGLIPGIEDILYRLNKNENINLTLICGKNRELYQKIKTKFPSVNVVGYTNKVHEYMMRSDLIITKSGGITTFEAIHTSCPLYIIEPFLMQEVGNARFIEKNNIGKIKWSKKSDLADEVIELIKDEHELNKMKENMDRIREEINNDYLLSVLSA
- a CDS encoding spore maturation protein, which gives rise to MLNLISSGVLIAIILGILTYGIKQNIDIYATFVTGAKKGIKTTLNIFPFLLAFTVSVSVFRESGLSEFIVKILSPACSVIHFKSELLPLMLFRPLSGSGASAVLCDIFKVFTPDSFIGLAASVMMGSTETTLYVLNVYLSGENIKNIRYAFKACLLADLVGFIFAYIISMIFFT
- a CDS encoding nucleoside recognition domain-containing protein; amino-acid sequence: MLDKIWYFIIIISVIYGVATGNIENVTKAFSTSGEDTVKICISLLGTMCFWMGMMEIITKSKLIDKVNSLFKPIINILFKDLKHNKEVINAIILNLSANFLGLGNAATPFGIEAMHQMNKVNDKKDTLNDDMIMFLILNTTCFQLLPTSIFAYRMSYGSTNVGIVFIPILLSTLFTTISGIIIAKIFKRYNKC
- a CDS encoding alcohol dehydrogenase catalytic domain-containing protein, with product MEAVVFRGPNDFSLEEVETPKCPEKGVLIKVDAVGLCGSDIRTFSSGHKDVTPPHILGHEVAGEVVESDNANYPVGEKVVLNPLIKLCGECYFCKNGLKNHCSNKKVLGTEMPGGYAQYVALPEECCTDDGIVKAPEGFNLDLIPLAETLSSVYSTQEFANVKEGDIVVVIGAGPLGNLHSAVAKARGAKKVIISEPSESRLDMATRFTTTDDFVNPQYGDLHDFVMQETEGVGADVVITACPVGSVQVEATHLLKPRGKVILFGGLPKDNCHVAFDSNLIHYQELVLYGGYAYAPEVFAKAVELITSGQIDASQFVTHVIPLRDIKKGIDLVKTGEAIKVVLKPWE
- a CDS encoding TetR/AcrR family transcriptional regulator — encoded protein: MSRNKHPEVTVNRIIDAAYKLFSTKGYEGTSIQDIIDELGDLSKGAIYHHFSSKEEIFEAVSDKVYKLSEKEAMEAIEDNSLSGLEKIRTLILVSITSSVHLPFIAASPDILQNPKFLVQHLYTSLNDVAPNILKPIIEEGIEDGSIKGENPKIMAEVLILLLNIWMDPAVIHYTKDEFTDRVLFLKDLLKSMGMDIVNEDMMNKLDVFRNILS
- a CDS encoding MFS transporter, coding for MKQQKLFSKDFTLIVIGQIISLFGNAILRFALPLYLLNKTGSPSLFATVSACAFIPMIVLSPIGGIVADRVNKRNVMVILDFATSLLMLLFTFLFGSVNMIVLFIVTLMLLYGIAGAYQPSVQASIPSLMDDENLISANAIINQINSLSSLIGPVAGGALYGFFGLKPILIISIICFLFSAVMEIFIKIPFEKREDTDGIFNIVKKDLSESGGFIKNDKPIIGKVIIIVCAFNLFLSSLIIVGLPVIITQALDFSETVSSQLYGIAQGITALGGLAGGILTATKFKGFEMEKCHVLLSWAAILLIPIALSMMLGLSDIFIYAVILVSVFLIMTFATIFTIKAMTFLQIVTPNYLIGKMISLVMCLSMCSQPLGQVIYGFLFQNFMTNSYIVIFIGAVMSLLIGLASKKVFSVIND